In the genome of Artemia franciscana unplaced genomic scaffold, ASM3288406v1 Scaffold_4081, whole genome shotgun sequence, the window aaaaagctaaaaaactaaaaaaaactaaaaaaaggtaaaaatctaataactaaaaaaaaactgaaaaaaaataaaaaaaggcaaaaactacaaaaaaaataaaaactaataaaaaaactaaaaaagctaaaaaactaaaaaaactaaaaaaaactaaaaaaggtaaaaaactaaaaaaactaaaaactaaaaaagaaaaaaactaaaaaaaaaggaaaaaactgaaaaataaaagagaaaaagaaaactaaaaaaatatgaataaatatatataaaaataagttgtttgtgggttatgtctgtctgtctgtctgtcgagtgacgtcgtgtttgtccgcatatgacgtctgaattatttcacactaatacaaaagaagaaaaaaaactaaaaaaggtaaaaaatacaaaaaaaaactaaaaagaaaaaaactaaataagctaaaaaactaaaaaaaaaactaaaaaaaaggtaaaaagctaaaaactaaaaaaactgaaaaaactaaaaaaaggcaaaaactaaaaaaaaaaaactaataactaataaaaaactaaaaaagctaaaaaactaaaaaaactaaaaaaaggtaaaaaacaaaaaaaactaaaaactaaaaaagaaaaaactaaaaaaaaggaaaaaactgaaaaataagagaaaaagaaaactaaaaaaatattaataaatataaaaaatattaatataaatataatataaattagcaatcaacaaagcaccgagacgaaatgacgaccgggacacaggaagtataaatgacgaccaggacataagtaaaaaaaaaactaaaaaaaactaaaaaaatggtaaaaactacaaaaaaactaaaaactaataaaaaaactaaaaaatctaaaaatctaaataaactaaaaaagaaaaaaagaaaaaaggaaaaaaataaaggagaaaaacaaaactaaaaaacgaatgtatatacagaccgggacaccgggatacaaatgacgaccgggacacagggaatataaatgacgaccgggacacagggacacaactacaatggggacgccggggggcacagagggatataaatgacgaccgggacaccgggacacaaggaatataaatgacgcccgggacactcaaagagaaatcacagactggaacaccgggacacaaatgacgaccgggacacagggaatataaatgacgaccgggacacagggacataactacaaaggggacgccggggtgcacagggggatatataaatgacgatggcgactcagggaatggtcgattagcaatccccatcaacaaagctcaagggcaatcattagaatcatgaggtatagatctgaatacggattgttttcccatggaccattatatgttgcatgttcaagagtcggtaaacctgacaatctatttatatgcacagacaatgggacagcaaagaatgttgtatattcgcaagttttacgtagttaaaaacatatatatatatatatatatatatatatatatatatatatatatatatatatatatatatatctatattcacaggtgggacatagggacacaactacaatggcgcgtaactaatatggcgcgtaacgacttacgcgcgcgggggggctttgggggggcccgaagcgcccccaccaactaggtgttggggtggcgcgaagcgccaccccaacagctagtatatatatatatatttctattcacaggtgggacacagggacataactacaatggcacgtaactaatatggcgcgtaacaacttacgcgcgcaggggggcttgaagggggcacgaagcgcccccacaaactaggttttggggtggcgcgaagcgccaccccaacagctagtatttcataattttcttactttcaacAGTTTCGCTTACTATGCAATTCGTTTGAAGGCTAAGTATAATCCAGCTTAAGTTCTCATAGTTGAATGGCCGAATGAAAACTCATTCAATCTTTGAACTGTAGTTTTTTACAACTTTAAAAAGCCACTTATTCTaagaagttccattttttatgAGTTGCTTATCAACAGTTGTGACGAAAAgtataactttagcgtaaacagtggGGTATTGAGGGTATCGCATCCTCTtccatataagtaataatttatgttcgttttatgttgtaatgttgctccttgtttTCTGTTGAATtcatttctaattatttttcaaataataacaggtaaataccccccccccccatataagatttttttgtaGAACTTTCGTCAGATTGGCTGGACGAAGGTTGCAGGGtgcttaaaagaaaagaaataagaagaTCTAGTGAAATAACATGAAATTTTAAGGAATGAAGGTACAGAAGAAGGAATGAGTTTAAAAAccgtgttaaattttttttgaatcttCATCATGGTAACTACAGATGAGGCTACGGGTGCTcttaacaagagaaaaataaagaatgaatttaaaaaaatctaacgAATCTAAATTGTTATATTCTCTATCTAACAAATTATTCTCTAATGCCAAAAAATATcactgtttaaaaatatttcttttagaaagaatctctttttgagttttatgTTCTCTGAAAAAGGCTCATTAGATAGCCTTTGACATAAATCTTAGGTATATTTTGACATCTTCaatcaaaattcttattttctctacataatacaaaagttttttcctGTGGTGGCGTCGCTATTCAAGAAGCGTCGCTAATCCGATACAATATAATACAATACCAAAGCTTTCAGAGGGACGTCATTACAGTTATGAGGTGCATATAAAGTAACATCATTTCTTATAAAAACGTCATGGCCAGATAATAATCCTTACgtcattatttatataaaagaaGTGGATCAATTGATGGCGGCTATTGTAAAAAAACTACATGGTTACGAATAAGATgtcaaatatgaaaaagtattttaatcCTAAGAAAAGGAGTTTCTTATGTCAACAAGAGTGTCAAGTCCTTATAGAAGAGCATGTTAGACTAAAGACGTTTACTAGTAGTTGGAAGGCTAATTTTATTGACATCAGAGAATTAGCTGAAGCTGGATTCTTTTATACTGGTCTTGGTGATCAAGTACAATGTGCTTTTTGTGGGGTAGTAATATATCATTTTGAGGAAGGAGATGTACCTATGGAAGAACATAGAAGACATTTTGAAAGATGCTGCTTTGTGCAGGGATTTGAACCTTTTAGTTTACCTCCTGCATCCGGTGGTATATCGACAGGTCTTTTCTTATATATGGGTGACTCTTTTCCATATATTCAATCCATAATACTGCAAGAAGTCATGAATAATTTCCTGGCCAACTCTGGAATTTATCCCCACTGTGGCCCCAAGCATCCTagtaaaagcacttttgaaGCTAGGTTAAAAACTTTTGCTAATTGGAATTACAGTGACCGGATGGATCCCAGCAAACTTGCCGAAGCTGGATTTTTCTATTTGGGAGTGTCAGATAAAGTGAACTGTTTTCATTGCGATAATAGTCTGGACCGCTGGAAGGTAACAGATGACCCTTGGGTTGAACATGCACGGTGGTTTAGtgaatgtttgtttttaattcattcaattgaaaatatatttgaagaGGAAGTCAAAGATTCTTTTAAAAGGAAAGCAGAGACCGAAAACACTGAAAGTCAAAGAAGGCtagagaaaaaactgaagacAGAAATACCAAATAAGCCAAAAAGAATGAACGTAGACATGTCTGAGGAAGTAATTGAAGAACGATATAAGTGTAGAGTATGTCTAGACAAGCGAGTCGAATACATATATTTGCCATGTGGACATCTTGCGTCTTGTTCCATCTGTACTTTAGTTTTAGCAAACTGCCCACTCTGTCGTCAGGCTATTGGTTACACGGCGAAAGTATTTCTTCCCTAAATTAAAATTTGGGTGCAACTGGTTAAATTATAAACATGGTAGAATCGGATGCTTGATTTGGATTTAGTTTCCCAGTGTTGTTGCTTGACACTTTTTGGGTATGTAGTGGGCTGCTCCAGCAAACCCTTCAGAGGTTGGCCTCTCCTTCTGCAAGGCTTAAAGGTAGGAGGTTTCATAAGGAGCCGACTTCCATCCCTTTCGGGGTCATCACTACCTTTGATTAGTTTAACCATCTTTTCTTCTGTCGTGTGTGTATCCGAGACCCACTTAAACTCCAGCGTCATTCCAATTGATGTCAATATTTCTGGATATATTATGCTAAGACTGGATTGCAAAATCACATAAGCTTGAGTTTTGGTGAAGGTGAATTCAGATTGGAAGGAAAATCAAGATCATGTGGGTGAATGTGAACCAGCCAAACAAATTTTATGTTATCGGTTTAGTGTATAGTTTACTAAAGATAAAAATCCCTGTGTATGCGGATAATTGCTTGGaatttctaaatatataattcaCAAAATCAGGTATAATCATACATGGGTAAGTGAAATTTCCCCTCTATattctctaaaaatttctaCCTTCAAACCATTAGCTTTGATGTTACATTAGTACTAGGGGTATTAGTAGgagcaatagtagcagtagtagtgtcgTATtagtagattaaataaaaaaaattagtttttttaactgaaagtaaggagtgatgttaaaacttaaaatgaatagaaattactccgtatatgaaatggtttgtcccctccgcaatccctcgctctttacgctaaagtttttaattgttttaaaaagtagaattgtggcaaagagtcaaactttagcgtaaagagcgagggattgcggaggggacaatccctttcatatacggagtaatttcttttcgttttaagttttaacatcgctccctactttcagttaaaaaaaactagttttttatatatttaaattctgaacgtttttgaattaatgcatgtttgattttggctctccgcacataaattattaaaatgaaatttgcatattaattctttttttggctaaatggctttctcttagttttgatcagacgattttgaggaataagggatggggaaggagtcctagttgccctccaatttttcggttacttaaaaaggcaaccagagcttttaatttttaacgaacgttttattagtaaaaagtatgcgtagcttaagaattaagttacgtaacaaacctttatattcttttttttattatgtatatgagggggtttgtcccctcgttaatacctcgctgtttacactaaatcttaagttttatcccaattccttaagaatgacccctgaatcagagaggccgtagaataaatagttgaaattactaaaaatactttagcacaaagagcaaagtatttatctctttctaaatacatcgctctttatgccaaagtatttttagaacccctcatatgcgtaataatctctgttcgtttcaagttttaatgttactccttactttcaattgaaaaatctttttcatgtttattttttcattgtttttttataataatgctagaaaatcctgcgtccttttcattgagtttctcttcctccatgacatattcttccaaagaaagatcctcccaaatagccccctcccctcaatcccaCCCCAAAaccggaaaaatccccctgaaaacgtctgtacatttcccagtaaccattactgtatgtaaatactggtcaaggtttgtaacttgcagcccctccctcaggcactatgggggagtaagtcatcccaaaggcatggttattatggtttccgactatgcggaacaaaatggctatctcaattttgatccgttgactttgggaaaaaatgagcgtgggagggggcctagataccctccaactcttttgtttacttaaaagggaactagaacttttcatttccgctagaatgaaccctcttgcgaaattctaggaccacttggtcgatacgatgacccctgggaaacaaacaaacaaacaaataaacacgcacccgtgatctgtcttctggcaaaaaatacgaaattccacatttttatagataggagctttacaTTTTTGCTGTttggttctctaatacgctgaatgtgatggtatTTGTgaatgtgattttcgttaagattctatgacttttagggggtgctttcccctattttccaaaataaggcaaattttttcaggctcgtaacttttgatgacaaagactaaatttgatgaaacttatatatttaaaatcagcaagaaaatccgatccttttgatgtatcttttagcaccaaaattccgttttttagagtttcgtttactaatgagctgggtcgctctttactgtTTATGGgttaccacgaacggtttgaaCAAGTATTGCGGAGTAACATCAGTATTAATAGTAGAAGTAGCATAGATATGTTGTCTTATGCCCCATTGTATGAGAGGGATGTTATACCTCTTTTGATGCCCTGGAAGTTATGGCTTGATACGGTAAACTGTTACAAGGATATtactgatatgcccttttgacaatgtgTATGTACAgactatattttgatttagttaaactttcCCCAGaacatttccttaaattttagctttaatatCGACATCCTTGGCAGTACTTACTTTAGAGGCAGTAATTGTAGTGGTAGTAATTTCAGTAATTGTACTGGTAGTAATATCACACAAATAGTACATTTTTGGTCAGTTGGTTATCCCCCATAACATTATGTGAAAGTTCTAGATTAATAAATTCAGTTATTCCAACTTCATCGCTTTTGACACCCCATGTGTAtataatgtgttttaatttagttcaacaattCCCCCTAAATTCTCTGAAAGATTTACCTGAATGTCCATCATCTTCTTGGACATTTAGAGTCAAACGCACCGACTTTTCTCAATTGCAAAACAACTATACATGAACACGTGCCTAATTGTGAAGCCCTataattttctttggggggatgACTGTGTTGGGAGATGGATAGCCCAGAAGACAAATTTACAAAACACTTTCAACATTACCCCCTTTTCAACAACATTGAATTAAATGGCTACCTAAAACTTTTGGTTGGATGATTGGGGAATTAACTGGCGTAAGAGGGGGTAATGGTTtacctccagtcacttttgtgTCTTGATAGAGccacataaaaacaaaactaaggcTCTCgattttccaatcgaatgagcactctccaaagtttctacgatcAAGTCCTGTAAAAAAAACCTTCCAATATGCTGATAGTTGGAAACCCGCAAGTTGGAAACCTTGGCCTTGGAGCTTGGGAATTTGTCAACTCCTTAGTTgaagttatttgacttttggactattttgaacaaatggctatattaaaatttttaccggATGCATTAGGTAAAAATACCGcaatggaggggggggggctcgttATCGTTGAATTTCTttcctcttaaaaaaaacaaaactttttatttccagtcGAAAGAGCCCCTTCCAAAGTCTACGCTCCCATCATTTCCGTAAAACCATTGTAACCAATGTAACCAATGTTGCCCATGTAACCAATGGGCAACTAGCACAAATTACAGTCATTGTCCGAAGAGTTGGAAGGGGCTATCAAGCCATAGCTATTTAAGTACCTTTccgaacaaaatgaatatctcacaATTTCTGTAAGAAGAATTAGGAgtgagttgaggggggggggggaagtgtaCTGGTTACCCTGTGATCACTTTTGACGCTCAAATagagaactaaaactttgaatttcaaattaaataagccTTTTTTAAAGTCCAGAACgaacacaaaacaaaacaatacatAATTATATCAAAGAACAATATTTCTTTGATGCAatagcaaaacaaaacaacagaaGGACAAGGGCATCGTTTGGGAGGAACTTAACCCTTGATTTTTTGGATGTCCTCTTGCACCTATCCTCCCTATACACAACCTCTTTTGCCCAAAtccatccgatcaaaattttgacattccCAGTTTGTTCGAAAttgttcaaagatcagataaaaaaaactttgggttCATCATAATCACTCACCCCCAAATCCTGAGTCTCGGTTGTAAATTACACCCTGATGGCAAATAAAGCTTGAGAAACGGTCGTATAAACCTCGGAGGGGATTCAGATGATTAGACGTTGAAAGTtccaattccctttttaagagtaaaaagtgattcgatggcaactagccccctcccaacCAACCTTCTTTGCCCCAAAAATGTCCAATCGAATTTGTTTTACGGAGCCAGTCTATTCAAAATAGGCTATATCATTTAATAAAGACTCCATGGATATCTGAATCCCAATATATCTGATCCCACCTGAATCTGGGAGCAAGTACTTTAAattatgccctgagggcatataaagATTTTTTGGAAGGTATGGtagcataaactttggagggagcacatttgattgtaaatcaaaatttctattgtcccaattaaaagtcaaaagtgacccGATGGCAATTTACCCGACCCCTACACCAACCTTCTTTTCGCCAAATTCGTCTGATCGAGAATTTTACTCGAagcaattttatccaaaattgaccaaaaatcatataagaaaaactccagggataacacAGCCCCCCTCCACAGAACCAGGGGCCAagagttataagttatgcctCCGTGGCATATAATGCTCTTATTGAGGTGATTTTAGTATAAACTTGGGAGGGGGTCCATTTGACTATAAATCGGAGttttattgccttttttaagagtcaaaagtgattgaagggcaactagccccccaaaGCCCCTTTTCCCCCATATTCATCTGGGCAAAATTtgtgatatatatatttcattcaaaatagtttaGAGTTTCAAACTCCCTAGAGCCCGGGGggaagtgttttaagtttttccccGGGGGCAGATAAAGCCTTGTGTAAGATATGGTCATATAAACATCAGATGttgctcgtttgattggaatttgaaatttgtatttaactttttaagagtcatcaaagTGATCGGCGGGCATACATGCCCCTTCCTCCACACCaccaccctcttttccccatatgtatccaatcaaaatttgagatatagTAGGGGAAAGATACGGAAAAAAATGGTCgaaccaggaaaaaattggtacagaaattatttttgcaccacTGTGTTCAGAAAAGAGAGCTctacaacatatcaaaaatctaaatctccatCCCGTTgcgaaattcccttttttcacgttttttgcgCCTATTGTTTAGATATTTCCAGAATCCCGAGAATGAGGAACcgtgaaaagaaaaatagtttattgatggtttcccttttaagaaacgattgattttgtgctcttttattagacagaaacatcacgtttaatcatttaattcttttttatgttttgtttttgtttttgtatgaagtaaaaaaaaaaaaaaaaaatcaagcgacACACGATCACGGGGTATTTTTCGAAGAGGAGCACGAATTTTTCGGTTCAGAATGAGGGTTTTCGTTGTAACATTCACCGACAGCTCACTTATTCccagttctcttttttagatGGCTGAGACCGCAGTTTTATGTCCCCTTTGTGAACGTTCAATAGACACCTCAGAATCGTCGGTACTGGCAGAAAAAGGAGCTATGGCGATCAATGAAGCTAGCAAAACGAGAGGTACCAGCATCTCTGTCGAGGCAGGGAACCAAGTCCATCTTGCTTGCAGAAagactttcacaaacaaaatatacctgTCGAAAATTGAGAATGAGAGACGACGAACCTTGCAAGAAAAGACGGAAGCAAAAAAAGTGGTACTCCGATCACGGACCccaagtttcaacttccaaGAGTGTTGCTTTTTCTGCACTACAAGGATAAATCTCCACACTACCCACAGAAAAGGACACGAGTGGTACAAGGTTCAGACTAAAGACTTTGAAGAGAGTGTGAAGGCAGTGTGCAAAAGCCGTGATGATGATCGGTCAAATAACGTTTTCCGCCGAATATGTGCAGTGTCAGACCTGCACGCAGTTGACGCCATTGATCACGCAGCCTGTTCTTCTATGTTTCGATTAAATAAGAGCCTTCCAGCCAGATTTGCGACGCAAGAACTTTTTGGAATACTCGAAGATACTGAGCCAGataaaaaacgtccaaaaagggGGAGGCCAGGT includes:
- the LOC136043259 gene encoding E3 ubiquitin-protein ligase XIAP-like, with product MVTNKMSNMKKYFNPKKRSFLCQQECQVLIEEHVRLKTFTSSWKANFIDIRELAEAGFFYTGLGDQVQCAFCGVVIYHFEEGDVPMEEHRRHFERCCFVQGFEPFSLPPASGGISTGLFLYMGDSFPYIQSIILQEVMNNFLANSGIYPHCGPKHPSKSTFEARLKTFANWNYSDRMDPSKLAEAGFFYLGVSDKVNCFHCDNSLDRWKVTDDPWVEHARWFSECLFLIHSIENIFEEEVKDSFKRKAETENTESQRRLEKKLKTEIPNKPKRMNVDMSEEVIEERYKCRVCLDKRVEYIYLPCGHLASCSICTLVLANCPLCRQAIGYTAKVFLP